From Vigna angularis cultivar LongXiaoDou No.4 chromosome 11, ASM1680809v1, whole genome shotgun sequence:
ATCAGCTGAAGAGTTTGATGCCGCTATTGATTGTGAACTTGCCATTGGAAAAAAAGGATATGAGAACTGCTCATCTTGGAGTTATgatcacgatagccaaacattTGCTGCTGAATGGGGCTTTAGTGACGCATACCCTAGTTTTCCAAGTTACCATGAGGTTTTGTAATGCTTCAACCATACAACACCAATGCCTGTCTTGGCAGATAtgttaaaagattaatttttgttgttacatcaactgtttgatggGTCTTATATCTCATTGTAGGAAAAAGAACCTAATATGGATGATATATTTGACAATGTTGATGGATATTTATTTTTGAGTCTGGGTTTTAGGTCAAAGAAAAATTCATGGGCAGGCCCTGATCATTGGAAATATCAAAAAGTTCAAGGTATGGTATAGGAGGCAGTTAGAGATTGTAATGACTAGTTGTATCTGTATTTGGGAGTTCAGTGTGTTAATCAATTCTGATCAATTTCTAGGCTCAACGTCAAAGGTTCGTTGTAATTCCGAGGATGAGTTGATGATTCAGAAAACCAGGCAGCCAAGGACAATGAGAGAGGTCAAAGTTGATTTAGAATTCACTAGTTTTCTGGAGGAAAAAATACCTGATGTTTTTTCTCCTCCCAAGAATCCGAAATCATTACTGGTCTCAGAAAATATATCACCTTGCGTTACAAAACTTCCAGATGACTGGCACTACGAACCAGAGGATCTTatcaatttatttcttttgcctCATGTAAAGGTATTTTTTATTAACGTAtagaaaatagttttaaatatctGTATCCATAGAAATAATTATTGTTTCTCCAATGCTTGCCATTCTTTCTGCAGTGTATTAGGAGGAGAGCGAGAAAGGTACCAGGTAAAATACTGTTGTGAGCCCAATAATTTTCTATACATCTGCTAATTCTTTGCTGTCAATACAGAAGACATTTTAGAGCGTTTTCATCTATTAATATGATTGCGTCTAAAACTCAAGTGTATTTGCAGATGTCTTAGAAGAACAATGCTATAATAACGAACCATTCCCTTCCTGGGATAATGGAAGTGTTTGTGATGGTGATGTCACTGATGTAAATAATGACACGGAAGACTCTAGCACACTTATTTCTCTGCCTCGTCAAGTGGGTTCACAGTTTTTATTGAATACTATACACTGTTGCTCTTGATATATGATTGTATCATAATTCATATATGCAGATGAAAGGATCATATCTATCATGAGATCTAGTATTCCtgttcattaattttaatttcaacatACAATTTCTCCAAATATTATTGCACCTCAGCATTCACGTGATTCTTTATTTCCAAATAACACAGATCAATAAAATTGAAGTCCAGTATGACAAAATATCCAAACAAGTCAATGTGCAGGCTCTGAAAATAACACTTTGGGACCATATTCAAGAATGTATTCAACTTCCGTTTCAGGTATGGTAAGGGTTTATCGTTTGTTAAAAGGCTCTGGTTCAAAGTGCATTTCCCTTGTCTAGTTAACTTTCAGTATGATTCTCTCACTAAATAAAATGCTTGTGGATGTTTCTTTCATACATTGTTATGCCAAATTTCTTCTCCATTAGTCTTTCATTGTTAATGCTGAATGATTTTGCTTGACTATTCTATGTGCATGGATGATTAATTGCTTTTCTTTCCTGTTCTTTGAAGTTGAGTGATAAGTTTTAATTGCTTTATTGCTTTGTTAAAGGGTCACAGAGAAAAGGTATCTTTCAGGCATATATTGACAAACTTTCCAAGTAAATGTAATGCTGCTGCAACTATTAGTGACATATCTCCACATTTGTGTTTTATATGCCTATTACATTTGGCTAATGAGAAGGGGTTGAGCATCCAAAGTTGCCCCAACTTGGATGATCTTAGTATATGCCTACTTGATGATGGTGCCACTACCACCAGAACAATTTAGATACTGCTTCATTCAACTATAGCTTCACTTCAGGAGAAAGGAAATATGTTGACTAGTTTATGTGCAGTTCCAGTTTGTTTGCTTGCTCTGATACTTTAATTTGTTTGCAGAAAGTGCTCATATTTTTTGTTCATAGGCAATAACTCGTTACCTATAAATTATATAACGTTTTTAGGATATTAGATTGTAAATAGTAGGTTTTGGATTTGAAACGATGATAAAATATTGGTGAATTTGAATTAActtctaaaagaagaaattaaaatatatcaagaaggaaaaataatcaaattattcttTAACGAACTCTAAGTACTTCACTTTATAGAGATGCTAAATTGGtattttccaaaatattaatgcatttaattaaatttaatttaatgagaaatttaattttgagaTGATTGAATGAACTTTTGGATTGTTGCCGTGAAATGTATGTTAAGGAGAGAAAAGAGTGTggaatgtttttaatttagagTGACTAGATTGAGAGTTGTATGTAGTCTCTCTTTAAGTTGGAATTTTAATTCATAGtatatattgttgttttaaacattttaaaaattatacgTAGTTAATTAAAGTTCATTCTAAAAAaagtgcttttaatttttttgtgtaaaaataaaagtatagcTAAAATATGAGGTAAAACgagtgaattggtgaaataaaCGACTCCTAATTGAATTTTGTAAAGATAAACAATGatattactataaaaataagaaaaatcatGATAGTATATATActgaagatgaaaaaaattatatgtatgaCTTTAATACAGgtttgatttaataaaatttatatccaatttaatttaaaaaaccttaattgaataaattcaaattaccataactaatatttttttacaatctTCATGAATGATTTAGTTACGAGAATTTCTATACAACTAATAtacaaaaaatcaaaatctttcTTGAAACACCTTTCAAAAAGGAACAAAGTTATTGAAAATACTTAAATATCCATAATTACGTTATATTTCTGTATAAGATACAAAGAGGATATCACTTGAAGTTTGTTCAAAATGTAAAGTATTCTTCAAGTAATCTCGTTTAAGAAAATAACTAAAACTTTTcgtaattatttgaaaataacgGAATGCTTCTCCTTTTAGAGAAGTTTGAAAACATTTTATGGttattgatatattattatattcttcatgtaaataaaaaaaacattttgaattgctataatctattattattaatcataatggattatttgtgaaaatgtaatttttgatATTGCAtaatataactaattatttattaaaataatcaattatttgtaaAACTCTTGAAAATCAATTTcgattaacataattttaattgatgattttgactaat
This genomic window contains:
- the LOC108332545 gene encoding condensin complex subunit 2 isoform X1, translated to MAETLSPNPTMAHKKRVPMSARMQSPTSAFFMGSNDDQLERAQARAARAAAIRHNSIAVNFHSHPPKSPSCLNKHQILELFHNCIKLASENKINQKNTWELDLIDHLTDIIRVEEGNHVETNFQIASCTLEAGVRIYSLRVDSVHSDAYKVLAGMNRAGQDNQEGATLGSVNTENGEASRKEVEKKLSHLSTLESSFEVLNIKKFDGDLKSLSVCHLFVMWDRDCADNVFVCSVAFAVDPLYHHTSAKFDEGGAKSLLMNNLGVYGKCRVLFDSLEVPPKCITSQNDHDISDTIDLSFARDCVEQMILNMHTKDAISPTLRIIVNQSDENNGRPFAFQSSGEKSAEEFDAAIDCELAIGKKGYENCSSWSYDHDSQTFAAEWGFSDAYPSFPSYHEEKEPNMDDIFDNVDGYLFLSLGFRSKKNSWAGPDHWKYQKVQGSTSKVRCNSEDELMIQKTRQPRTMREVKVDLEFTSFLEEKIPDVFSPPKNPKSLLVSENISPCVTKLPDDWHYEPEDLINLFLLPHVKCIRRRARKVPDVLEEQCYNNEPFPSWDNGSVCDGDVTDVNNDTEDSSTLISLPRQINKIEVQYDKISKQVNVQALKITLWDHIQECIQLPFQGHREKVSFRHILTNFPSKCNAAATISDISPHLCFICLLHLANEKGLSIQSCPNLDDLSICLLDDGATTTRTI
- the LOC108332545 gene encoding condensin complex subunit 2 isoform X2 → MAETLSPNPTMAHKKRVPMSARMQSPTSAFFMGSNDDQLERAQARAARAAAIRHNSIAVNFHSHPPKSPSCLNKHQILELFHNCIKLASENKINQKNTWELDLIDHLTDIIRVEEGNHVETNFQIASCTLEAGVRIYSLRVDSVHSDAYKVLAGMNRAGQDNQEGATLGSVNTENGEASRKEVEKKLSHLSTLESSFEVLNIKKFDVAFAVDPLYHHTSAKFDEGGAKSLLMNNLGVYGKCRVLFDSLEVPPKCITSQNDHDISDTIDLSFARDCVEQMILNMHTKDAISPTLRIIVNQSDENNGRPFAFQSSGEKSAEEFDAAIDCELAIGKKGYENCSSWSYDHDSQTFAAEWGFSDAYPSFPSYHEEKEPNMDDIFDNVDGYLFLSLGFRSKKNSWAGPDHWKYQKVQGSTSKVRCNSEDELMIQKTRQPRTMREVKVDLEFTSFLEEKIPDVFSPPKNPKSLLVSENISPCVTKLPDDWHYEPEDLINLFLLPHVKCIRRRARKVPDVLEEQCYNNEPFPSWDNGSVCDGDVTDVNNDTEDSSTLISLPRQINKIEVQYDKISKQVNVQALKITLWDHIQECIQLPFQGHREKVSFRHILTNFPSKCNAAATISDISPHLCFICLLHLANEKGLSIQSCPNLDDLSICLLDDGATTTRTI